Below is a window of Janthinobacterium lividum DNA.
CCAGAATTTCGACTTGGCGGCGCCGCGCCCTTCCATCAGTACCGGCAGCCTGACGGCCTTGCCAGGCGCACCCGATGCATCGAAGAACTTTGCACAACCGTGGAGCTATTCGAAGGAACACGATGTGTTCGGCACGGCGCGCGCCGAAGTGGACCTTGCCAAGGATGTGGTGGCCTGGGCCGCGTTTGGCAGCCGTTCGACGAAGGAGTCGAACAGCCTGGCCCAACCGACGTTGAGCTCACTCAATGGCGATGCCAGCGTGTACCGCTTCGATAATGCGCGCAAGCAGGAAATCCGCACGGGTGAACTGGGCATCCGGGGCAAGATCCGCACGGGCACCGTCCGGCACACCGTGGTGGCCAGCTGGTCCGGTCACTGGAATGAAGCAAAAAATGCGTACGCGATCAGTGACTACGCGGGCTTGCCGACGAATATCTACCATCCGCTGGACGTGGCCATGCCACCCACCCTGCCCGCGAACTCGGGCGGCGTGATGAGCGACCCGCGCCTCACCCAGAAAACCATCCTCAGCAGCTACGCCGTGGCCGATACCATGGCCTTCCTCGACGACAAGCTGCTGCTGACCGTGGGCCTGCGCCGCCAGCAGATCCGCGACGCGGCGTATGCCTACGGCACGGCCGTGCAGTACTCCAGCTATGACAAGAGCGCCACCACGCCCGTGGCCGGCATCGTCTACAAGGCCAGCAAGAACGTGTCGCTGTACGCCAACTACATCGAGGCGCTGGTCAAGGGACCCATTGCCAGCGGTACCTACTTTAATGGCAAGAACGACCTGCCGTTGAGCAACAAGGGCGAGGTATTCTCGCCATACAAGTCGAAGCAGAAGGAAATCGGCGTCAAGTACGACGGTGGCAGGCTGGGCATGAGCGCCGCCTTGTTTTCCACGGCCAAGCCTTTGCCGGCCGTGGTCGGCTCGCGCGCTACCCTGTCGGGCGAACAGCGCAACCAGGGCCTGGAACTGTCACTCTTCGGTACGCCAATGGCAGGGGTGCGCCTGCTGGGCGGCCTGACCTGGCTCGATACGGAACAGCGCAAGACGGACAAACCGGCCAACAATGGCAAGGATGCCATCGGCGCGCCAAAAACACAGCTCAGCGTGGGCGGCGAATGGGATGTCCCCGGCGCGCCTGGCCTGTCGCTGAACGCCCGTACCATCTACACCTCGACACAGTATGCGGATCTGGCCAACAGCAAACAGTTGCCATCCTGGACCCGCGTCGATATCGGCGCGCGCTACCTGACGCAGGTGGCGGGCCGTGACGTGACCTTGCGGGCGCGCATCGACAACGTAGCCGACCGCAGCTACTGGGCATCGGCTGTCTCCTCGTTCGACGCCGGCAGCCTCGTGCTGGCCGCGCCGCGCACCTTCGTCCTGTCAGGCAGCGTGGCGTTCTAACTCAGCCTCCGCCAGCCTGCGCCAAAGCTGTCCCATGAACGGGGCAGCTTTTTTTTCGCGTGCGCGCCTGTGCCGCAAGGCGCGCTTCGGCGACAATGCCCGCATGAAACGACTCCCTGCCCTGCTGCTCTTGCTCAGCCTATCCCTGCCGGCCGCTGCCCAGAAGCAAGCCGCCTGCCCGTATGCCGCCTGGAAAAGCGGTTTCAAGGGCGATGCGCGGGCGCAAGCCACGTGCTTGCTGCGCCCTGTGAAACTGTATGCGCGCCTGGGCGACAGTGCGCCGCTGCCGGACTTTCTTGGCGCCCGCATCGGCCAGTGCACGGGCATCGCCCCGGCCCGCCTGCGCGCCTGGCTGGCCGAGCAAGGCATAGTCGAAGCGGACGTGGGCGGCGCCGTCGACGCTCCCCTGTCGCGCGCCGTGGGCCGGCTGGCCGCGCCCATGGCCCGCTATTTCGTCATCCATGACACCAGCTACCCGAATTTCTTGTTAGAAACCATTCCCGGCCATATCAACGACGCCAGCTGGGATTTCAACGACTTTACCTTGCGCAATCCGGCGCTGGGCGGCGGCCCGAAAGGCCATGTGTACGTGAACCGCCTCGGCGATTCACTGGCCGTGCGCGACTTTGGCACGCCCGGCTACGCCAGCAAGCTGGAAAAGGACAAGCCTTCGCTGACGGGCCTGTTCCTGCACGTGGAACTGGTGCAGCCGCGCCACTCCGTGCCCGGCGGCGGCAAGGGCAACGATGGCCTGGCGCCCGATCCCGGCTTTACGCCCGCGCAATACGAGCGCCTGGCGCTGCTGTATATCGCCGCCAGCGTGCGCAAGGGCACGTGGCTGATCCCCGCCTTCCACGCCGTGCTCGATACGGGATTTGCGAACGGTCATGACGATCCGCAAAACTTTTCGCTGGCCGATTGGTCAGCCTCGCTTTCCCGTCTGCATGCGGCCCTTTTACAGGCCGATACTGGACAATAAGGCGTTTCCCTGGCGGTGGATTAGGCGCATACTATTGAAAGCATAGCCATTCCTGTCAGGGAGTTCAGGTGAGTATTACCACGAATCATCAGGCGGATCGCCAGGCAGGCGCGCGCCATCCACTGCAGCGCGCGCAGCGCCTCTTTGCCATGCGCGACGCCGTCCTCAGCGTCTGGGAACAGCGCGTGCGCGCCAGCGTACAAGGCGCGGACGAGTTGCTGACACCCATACTCACCAATACCTTGCCGGCCTTTTTTGATAACCTGGCCGAGGCGCTGACCCCGGGCCACCCGCGCGAAAACGCCACCAGCAACAGCAACGTTCCCGCCGTACATGGCAACGAACGGGCGCGCATGACCAATTACGGCCCGGAACAAGTGATCCAGGAATACCAGATTTTTTCGCGACTGCTTCGCCGCCGTCGCGCATGAGTCCGGCATCAGCTTGCGCGGCAAGGATTGGCAAGTGATCAACGCATCGATCGACGTGGGCATCCGCGAATCGATACGCGAATTTACCAGCATGCACGAAGGCTTCCGGCGCCGCATCGCAGCCGGCCTGTCGCACGACATGCGCAATCCCCTGGCCGTGATCAGCACCAGCGCCCAGCTGCTGCTCAGGCTAGCGGACCCGGAACGGGTGGTATTGCTGGCGCACAAGATTGCCGAGCACAGCAAGCGACTCGACAGCATGATCGAGGAATTGCTCGATGGCCTCAGCTACCACCAGGGCCAGCAAATGCCGCTGGCCCTGAGCCAGTTCGATGTGCTGCCCCTGGTGCATGCCGTGGCCAGCCAGGTCAACCTGCAGCAGCCGGACAAATGCCAGGTCAGCGGGCAAGCCGTCGTCGGCTGGTGGTGCGAGAATTCGCTGCGGCGCGCGCTGGAAAACCTGCTCGGCAATGCACTCAAGTATGGCGACGACACGCCCATCAGCGTGCATGTGGAAGCGGTCCACGAACGCCTGATCGTCACCGTCCACAATGGCGGCCCCGCCATCGCGCCGGAACAGGCCAAACGCATCTTCGACTACCTGCGCCGCGAGAACGACAACCCCGCGCCAGGCTGGGGCATCGGCCTGCCCTTCGTGCAGAACGTGGCCGAAAGCCACGGCGGCAGCATCGCCGTCGACAGCGCACCCGAAACGGGCACCAGCTTCATCTTCGACGTGCCCGTCGATTGCCGTCCCTTCGTCCAGCCCGCTGACGTCCCCAAGAGTGACACCTAGCGCACCGAATTGGTGCGAGTGGCGGCGCAACGCCACAAAAGTGGTCATATTTGCACCTTCCCGCGCCCGCCCCGTTGGCACGTTTCCTGCTGAGCTATACATAGACACGGCTCAAGGGGAATCACAACATGGCAAATTTTTTCAATGAAATGACTGCGGATGAAGTGGGTACGGACAGCAAGGTACGTGAACACTATCGTGAATTTGACAATTGGCTGGCGCAGCAATCCCCCGAGACCATCGCCCGCAAGCGGGCCGAAGCCGACCTGACGTTCCGCCGGGTCGGCATCACGTTCGCCGTCTACGGCGACGATGCCGGCACGGAACGGTTGATACCGTTCGACACCATCCCGCGCATCATCCCTGCCGCCGAATGGGCGCAGATGCAGACGGGCCTGGTGCAGCGCGTGCAAGCCTTGAACATGTTCATCCATGATATTTATCATGAGCAAAACATCATCAAGGCGGGCATCATTCCCGCCGAGCAAATCTACAAGAACGCGCAATACCGCCCGGAAATGCAGGGCATTGCCGTCGCCTCCGACATTTATGCCCACATCGCCGGCGTCGATATCGTGCGTGCGGGCCAGGGCGAGTTCTATGTGCTGGAAGACAACTTGCGGGTGCCGTCCGGCGTGTCTTACATGCTGGAAGACCGCAAGATGATGATGCGGCTGTTCCCGGAGCTGTTCGCCCGCAACCGCATCGCCCCCGTCGACCATTACCCGGACATGCTGCTCGACAACCTGCGCTCCGTCGCCCCGATGGGCGTGGATGACCCGACTGTCGTCGTCATGACGCCCGGCATGTACAACTCCGCCTACTTCGAACATGCCTTCCTGGCCCAGCAAATGGGCGTGGAACTGGTCGAAGGCAAGGATTTGTTTGTCAACGACAATTCCGTGTACATGCGCACCACGCGGGGACCGAAGAGAGTCGACGTGATCTACCGCCGGGTCGACGACGATTTCCTCGACCCGCTGGCGTTCCGCTCCGACTCCTCGCTGGGCGTGCCGGGCCTGCTGTCCGTGTACCGCGCGGGCCGGGTGACTTTGGCGAACGCCATCGGCACGGGCGTGGCCGACGACAAGTCGATCTACCCCTTCGTGCCCGACATGATCAAGTTTTACCTGTCGCAGGAACCGATACTCAACAACGTACCCACCTATCAGTGCCGCAAGCCGGCCGACCTGTCCTACGTGCTGGCGAACCTGGCGAAACTGGTCGTCAAGGAAGTGCATGGCGCGGGCGGCTATGGCATGCTGGTGGGGCCGGCGTCCAGCCTGGCGCAGATCGAGGATTTCCGCCAGCGCCTGCTGGCCAATCCGGGCGGCTACATCGCCCAGCCCACCCTCGCCCTGTCCGCCTGCCCCACGTATGTCGAGGCTGGCATCGCGCCGCGCCATATCGATCTGCGCCCGTTCGTGCTGTCCGGCAAGACGATTTCCATGGTGCCCGGCGGCCTGACCCGCGTGGCGCTGGGTGAAGGCTCGCTGGTGGTCAATTCCTCGCAAGGGGGCGGCACCAAGGATACCTGGGTACTGGAAGCCACATCCGCTTTTGCAGGAGAGAAAACATGCTGAGCCGCACTGCCGATCATTTGTTCTGGATGGCCCGCTACACGGAGCGGGCGGAAAATACGGCGCGCATGTTGGACGTCAACATGCAAACGTCGATGCTGCCCCAGTCCGAGCAAGACGCGGAACAGGGCTGGCGCGCCACCCTGGGCATTTCCGAGCTGCAAAGCGCATACGACCATAAATATGGCCGTTTTCATACGCGCGACGTGCTCGACTTCATGGTGCGCGACCCGAACAATCCGTCGTCCATCCTCGCCTGCCTGACGGGCGCGCGCGAAAACGCCCGTGCCGTGCGCGGTACCCTGACGACGGAAGTGTGGGAAATCCAGAACGCCACCTGGCTCGACATGCAGAAACGCCTGAAGAGCAATTTGCTGGAAACGGACCCCAGCCAGTTCTTCGAGTGGGTCAAGTACCGCTCGCATCTGTCGCGCGGCGTGACGTTGGGCACCATGCTCAAGGATGAGGCGATTCACTTCATTCGCCTGGGCACCTTCCTCGAGCGGGCCGACAACACGGCGCGCATCCTCGACGTGAAGTTCCACGGCGCGCGCGACACGTCGAAAGACATCACCCAACGCGATTTCTACTACTGGGCGGCGCTGCTGCGCTCCGTTTCCGGCTTCGAAATTTACCGCAAGGTCTACCGCGACGTGATCACCCCGGCGCGGGTGGCGGAATTGCTGATGCTGCGCGGCGACATGCCGCGTTCCTTGCTGGCCTGCATGGATGACGTGGTGGAAAACCTGAAACATATCCGCAACGATGTCTCCGCCGATACGGAGCGGTTTGCTGGCAAATTGCACGCGGAGCTGAAATTTGGCCATATCGACGACATCATGAAGGCTGGCTTGCACCATACATTGACGGAATTTCTGGAAAACATCTACGACCTGGGCAACCGGGTCAGCCGCGACTTCCTCGTTCCCTTGGCGGCCTGATGCAGCTCACTATCCGCCACGAAACCCATTACGCCTACAGTGCGCCGCTGGCCTACACCATCCAGCAGCTGCACCTGACGCCGCGTATCGAGCCGCAGCAGCGGGCGCTTTCCTGGCAAATCACCACGCCGGGCCGGTGCCACGCCTACACGGATGCCTACGGCAATCTGTCGCACATGCTGACGATTAACGGCAGCCATCACTCCCTGAGCCTGGTGGCGCATGGCGTGGTGGAAACCATTTATCCGCACAAGGGACGGCTGAATCTGATCGATACCTTGTCGCCGCTGTTGTTTACCATGCCCACGCCACTGACGCAGGCCAATCCCGCCATTCTGGAGTTGGCGGCCGCAAGCCTGCCGGACCGTAGGGTCACGGCAGGCACCGGGCACTGCTGCGCCTGGCCGAGCACATCGTCGGCAAGGTGGCGTATGAAAGCGGCGCTACCATGGTTACCACCACGGCCGGCGATGCGCTGGCCCTGGGGCGCGGCGTGTGCCAGGACCATGCACATCTGTTCCTGGCTTGCTGCCACGCCTGGGGCATCCCGGCCCGCTATGTCTCCGGCTATATCGATCCGGGCACGACGGGCCACGCGGCCAGCCATGCCTGGGTCGATGCCTGGGCCGAGGATACGGATTTCGCGGGCTGGGTCAGCATCGACGTCACCCATGCGCGGCTGATGACGGATGCGTATTGCCGCCTGGCCATCGGCCGCGACTACGATTCGGCGGCCCCGGTACGCGGCGTGCGCCAGGGGGTGGCACGGAAACCTTGAGAGTCGATGTCCAGATCGTGCCCGTATAACTGGCAGGAATGAGGCTGGCCGGGCCTTGCCAGCAGGTGGCACGGCCCGGCTGGTGTAGAATGCTACCCCTTTTGACTTGATTTACAACGATGACTTATTGCATAGGCATGCGCCTCAACGAAGGCCTGGTCTTCCTGTCCGACTCCCGCACCAACGCCGGCGTGGACCAGGTGGGCACCTTCCGCAAGATGAGCGTGTTCGAAAACCCGGGCGACCGCATGCTGGTCCTGATGACGGCCGGCAACTTGTCGATCTCGCAGGCGATCCGCCAGATCGTTTCCGAACACGTCGATGCGGATGGCCGCAGCATCTGGAACGTGGCCAGCATGTACGACGCGGCGCGCATCGTGGGCGAAGCCGTGCGCACCGTGCACCTGCGCGAAGCGAAGGCCCTGGCCGACTGCGGCATCGATTTCAATGTCAGCATCATTCTGGGCGGCCAGATAGGCGCCGAGCGCTGCCGGCTGTTCCAGGTATATTCGGCCGGCAATTTCATCGAATCGCACGATGAAAACACGTATTTCCAGATCGGCGAAGCGAAATATGGCAAGCCCATCATCGACAGGGTCATCAACCCGTTTACGCGCCTGGATGAAGCGGCCAAGTGCGCGCTCATTTCCATGGATTCGACCTTGCGCTCGAACATTTCCGTCGGCTTGCCGCTCGATTTGCTCGTCTACGAGACGGGCAGCCTGGCCGTCACGCGCTTCGTCACCATCGATGAAAAGAACCAGTATTTCCGCATGATCCGCGACACCTGGGGCGAACAATTAAAACATGTGTTTGAAGGCATCGTCGATCCCGTGTGGAATGCGGCGCCGGAAACCACCACGAACGTGCTGTCCTCAAGCAATATGCACAGCAAGCCCGTGCGCGTGGCCATCCCCGACCACGTGAGCCGCGGCGGCCTGACCGTGGCGCCCTTGCAATCGCTGGCGCAGCAGTTCAGCGACGACAAGCAGCATTGACCGTTGACAGGCCCGCTGCGCGGGCCACTGGACAAGTCGCTTTGCGCGTGCTTTTATGGCAATATGGGTTGACATTTAATCCAGATTGACCTGAAAGGCAGGTGGCGCATGGACTTGATTACTTCCGCTGTCGTGGCGGCCATCGGGCATGGCGCGCCCGGCCACGCGCCCAAAGTCATCGCCAGCCATTTTCAAAGGCTCAAGCAGGCCATCGCCAAGTTCGACAGCGCCGCCGCCATCCTGGCCGCCATCGCCGCGCTGGAAGCCGAGCCTGACGATAGCCAGCTGCAACTGGCCCTGTCGGCCGCCCTGTCCAGCGCGAAAGTGCCCGATGACATGGAAACCCTGTTTGCCGCGCAAGGCTTGCTCGATGCGGTACAGCGGCCTTTTCCCCAGTTACCCGAAGTGCAAGCCGCGCCCTCCCCGGCCGATAAAAGCGCCGTCGTATCCAATTATGCGGTCGTCAAGGTGTATTTCGCCACGGACCGCCAGCGCGACGTGGGCAAGCCGCCGGCCCAGCGCTTCAGCGGCGAACGCAGTATCACGGGTGGCAATGGCGGCGGCGATGGCCCGCTCAGCTATGGCAGTTGCGACATCAGCATCCCCCGCGACCACCGCATGGGCCAGCTGGAATCGCCATCGCTGTGGCGCCTGGAATTTCGCGACGACCCGGCCAAGCACGTGCTGCTGCTGTCCGCCGAGGTGCAAGACCGCGAGCTGTTCTTTGCCGCATTAACGGCCCAGATCCGCGCCTCGGCCGGCAAGAGCGCGTTTGTCTTTGTGCATGGCTATCACGTAAGTTTCGAGGATGCGGCGCGGCGCACGGGACAGATGGCCTACGACCTGGGCTTCGACGGCGCGTCCGTGTTTTACAGCTGGCCGTCGCGCGGCGACCTGGCCGCCTACACCATCGATGAAAACAATATCGAGTGGAGCACGCCCCACCTCACGGCCTTCCTGGCCGACTTTCTCGCCAACACGGAGGCGGCGCAAGTGTACCTGGTGGGACACAGCATGGGCAACCGGGGCCTGGCGCGGGCCGTGGCCGAGCTGCTGGCCGCGCAGCCGCAGCTGGCGCAAAAGATCACGGAAATCATCCTGTCCGCGCCCGATATCGACGCCGCCATCTTCAAGCACGATATCGCGCCGAAACTGGCCGGCGCGCGCAACCCCGTCACCTTGTATGCCTCTTCGCAAGACCTGGCCCTGGCCGCCTCGAAAGCCGTGCATGGTTATCCGCGCGCGGGCGACAGCGGCGCCAGCATGCTGATCGTGGCGGGCGTGGAAACCATCGACGCCACCGGGGTCGACACGAGCTTCATGAAACATACGTATTTTGCGGAAAAGCGCTCGGCCCTGTCCGACATGTTTTATTTGATACGCAACCATGCGCGCGCGGACCAGCGTTTTCTCGACCCCGTCGATACGGTCGCCGGCCGCTATTGGACGTTCAAACCATGACGCCGTTCCATCCGGTGCGGCACGCATGCTAAGATACGGCCCAGAGGGTGGCAACGGGCACGGCGATGACGCCGCCAGCCGATCCCCCGCAAGCAGGCCTATCATGTTGACATCATCTTCTACACCGCAAGCCGAATCGCTGATCCGCAACACCAACGCCCGCGTCACCAAGACACGCGTGAAGGTGCTCGACTTTTTAATGGCGCAAAGCCGTTCGCTGACCCACCACGAAATCCAGCAAGCGCTGTCGCAGGACAGCGATATCGATTCCGTCACCCTGTACCGGGTGCTGGAATGGCTGACGGAAAATGAACTGGTGCACCGCATAGCGGGTGCCGACCAGGTGTGGCGCTTCAGCGCCGGCGCCGGCCACCAGGCGCACGAGCACGCGCACTTCCAATGCACCAAATGCGCGAACGTCACCTGCTTCAATGAAGTCAAGTTGCCGCCGCCCGTGCTCTTGCCGGAAGGCTTCAGCGGCGGCGAAGTCGATTACCTGATCAAGGGCGTGTGCCCCCGCTGCAAGTAAGCGGTGCCGGCAGCATTACCTGATCAATAAAGCCAGGTGATGCTCGTCATAAAACAAGTCGCCCACGCGCATCGAGCGCGGTTCCGTGCCATAGGCGATAAATCCCAGCGATTCATACAGTTGCCGTGCGGCATTGTTTTCTGCATTCACGCTCAAGTGCACTTGGATGACGGCGGGATCGTGTTCGGCCTGTTCGATGCAGGCCTTCACGAGACGCCGCGCCACGCCCTTGCCCCGCTGCGTTACATCGACGAACACGCCCCATAGCAAGGCCTT
It encodes the following:
- a CDS encoding TonB-dependent receptor, whose translation is MRTFRLAPTPFALAAFLLASAAAHAQTTAATPAGDAQTMPTVVVNASADASAEGLSKAYAGGQVARGGRMGILGAVDMMDSPFGSTSYTQQFIADQQARSVGDLLQSDPAVRMSRGYGNFQEVYVIRGFALDSDDVAYNGLYGVLPRQYVSPELLERVEVFRGASAFLNGAAPGGSGIGGAINLMPKRAGNTPLTELTLGVESGGHAYAAIDVARRFGENQEFGVRVNAAKRQGETSIKREDHDVGMFSVGLDYRGRGYRLSADAGYQNFDLAAPRPSISTGSLTALPGAPDASKNFAQPWSYSKEHDVFGTARAEVDLAKDVVAWAAFGSRSTKESNSLAQPTLSSLNGDASVYRFDNARKQEIRTGELGIRGKIRTGTVRHTVVASWSGHWNEAKNAYAISDYAGLPTNIYHPLDVAMPPTLPANSGGVMSDPRLTQKTILSSYAVADTMAFLDDKLLLTVGLRRQQIRDAAYAYGTAVQYSSYDKSATTPVAGIVYKASKNVSLYANYIEALVKGPIASGTYFNGKNDLPLSNKGEVFSPYKSKQKEIGVKYDGGRLGMSAALFSTAKPLPAVVGSRATLSGEQRNQGLELSLFGTPMAGVRLLGGLTWLDTEQRKTDKPANNGKDAIGAPKTQLSVGGEWDVPGAPGLSLNARTIYTSTQYADLANSKQLPSWTRVDIGARYLTQVAGRDVTLRARIDNVADRSYWASAVSSFDAGSLVLAAPRTFVLSGSVAF
- a CDS encoding HAMP domain-containing sensor histidine kinase; the protein is MINASIDVGIRESIREFTSMHEGFRRRIAAGLSHDMRNPLAVISTSAQLLLRLADPERVVLLAHKIAEHSKRLDSMIEELLDGLSYHQGQQMPLALSQFDVLPLVHAVASQVNLQQPDKCQVSGQAVVGWWCENSLRRALENLLGNALKYGDDTPISVHVEAVHERLIVTVHNGGPAIAPEQAKRIFDYLRRENDNPAPGWGIGLPFVQNVAESHGGSIAVDSAPETGTSFIFDVPVDCRPFVQPADVPKSDT
- a CDS encoding circularly permuted type 2 ATP-grasp protein, coding for MANFFNEMTADEVGTDSKVREHYREFDNWLAQQSPETIARKRAEADLTFRRVGITFAVYGDDAGTERLIPFDTIPRIIPAAEWAQMQTGLVQRVQALNMFIHDIYHEQNIIKAGIIPAEQIYKNAQYRPEMQGIAVASDIYAHIAGVDIVRAGQGEFYVLEDNLRVPSGVSYMLEDRKMMMRLFPELFARNRIAPVDHYPDMLLDNLRSVAPMGVDDPTVVVMTPGMYNSAYFEHAFLAQQMGVELVEGKDLFVNDNSVYMRTTRGPKRVDVIYRRVDDDFLDPLAFRSDSSLGVPGLLSVYRAGRVTLANAIGTGVADDKSIYPFVPDMIKFYLSQEPILNNVPTYQCRKPADLSYVLANLAKLVVKEVHGAGGYGMLVGPASSLAQIEDFRQRLLANPGGYIAQPTLALSACPTYVEAGIAPRHIDLRPFVLSGKTISMVPGGLTRVALGEGSLVVNSSQGGGTKDTWVLEATSAFAGEKTC
- a CDS encoding alpha-E domain-containing protein gives rise to the protein MLSRTADHLFWMARYTERAENTARMLDVNMQTSMLPQSEQDAEQGWRATLGISELQSAYDHKYGRFHTRDVLDFMVRDPNNPSSILACLTGARENARAVRGTLTTEVWEIQNATWLDMQKRLKSNLLETDPSQFFEWVKYRSHLSRGVTLGTMLKDEAIHFIRLGTFLERADNTARILDVKFHGARDTSKDITQRDFYYWAALLRSVSGFEIYRKVYRDVITPARVAELLMLRGDMPRSLLACMDDVVENLKHIRNDVSADTERFAGKLHAELKFGHIDDIMKAGLHHTLTEFLENIYDLGNRVSRDFLVPLAA
- a CDS encoding transglutaminase family protein, whose product is MAYESGATMVTTTAGDALALGRGVCQDHAHLFLACCHAWGIPARYVSGYIDPGTTGHAASHAWVDAWAEDTDFAGWVSIDVTHARLMTDAYCRLAIGRDYDSAAPVRGVRQGVARKP
- a CDS encoding peptidase; the encoded protein is MTYCIGMRLNEGLVFLSDSRTNAGVDQVGTFRKMSVFENPGDRMLVLMTAGNLSISQAIRQIVSEHVDADGRSIWNVASMYDAARIVGEAVRTVHLREAKALADCGIDFNVSIILGGQIGAERCRLFQVYSAGNFIESHDENTYFQIGEAKYGKPIIDRVINPFTRLDEAAKCALISMDSTLRSNISVGLPLDLLVYETGSLAVTRFVTIDEKNQYFRMIRDTWGEQLKHVFEGIVDPVWNAAPETTTNVLSSSNMHSKPVRVAIPDHVSRGGLTVAPLQSLAQQFSDDKQH
- a CDS encoding alpha/beta fold hydrolase is translated as MDLITSAVVAAIGHGAPGHAPKVIASHFQRLKQAIAKFDSAAAILAAIAALEAEPDDSQLQLALSAALSSAKVPDDMETLFAAQGLLDAVQRPFPQLPEVQAAPSPADKSAVVSNYAVVKVYFATDRQRDVGKPPAQRFSGERSITGGNGGGDGPLSYGSCDISIPRDHRMGQLESPSLWRLEFRDDPAKHVLLLSAEVQDRELFFAALTAQIRASAGKSAFVFVHGYHVSFEDAARRTGQMAYDLGFDGASVFYSWPSRGDLAAYTIDENNIEWSTPHLTAFLADFLANTEAAQVYLVGHSMGNRGLARAVAELLAAQPQLAQKITEIILSAPDIDAAIFKHDIAPKLAGARNPVTLYASSQDLALAASKAVHGYPRAGDSGASMLIVAGVETIDATGVDTSFMKHTYFAEKRSALSDMFYLIRNHARADQRFLDPVDTVAGRYWTFKP
- a CDS encoding transcriptional repressor, which encodes MLTSSSTPQAESLIRNTNARVTKTRVKVLDFLMAQSRSLTHHEIQQALSQDSDIDSVTLYRVLEWLTENELVHRIAGADQVWRFSAGAGHQAHEHAHFQCTKCANVTCFNEVKLPPPVLLPEGFSGGEVDYLIKGVCPRCK
- a CDS encoding GNAT family N-acetyltransferase; protein product: MPAPDIVIRLLTPADTAAFCALRLRAILDSPSSFSSSREDELARTPEEHAQRIAGGAMQRGFGAFDGARLVGFAGLRREPLRQLWHKALLWGVFVDVTQRGKGVARRLVKACIEQAEHDPAVIQVHLSVNAENNAARQLYESLGFIAYGTEPRSMRVGDLFYDEHHLALLIR